In Chitinophaga sp. H8, the sequence CCCCAGGCTTTATTCCTCGCATAATAGGTCAGCACAGTGGCCGACGTAAATGCACATACGGTATGCCCGGAAGGAAAACTGAGAAAGTCTGATAACATATGTACGCCTGGTACCAGGTAGAGGTCATGCAGGCGATCTTCGAAATATTTGGTAGGCCTGGGAAAGGAAAACAGGAATTTTAACCCAAAATTGACCAGCGTAGTAAATACATAGGTGCTGGCCAGCACAAAGCTCATCCGGTAACTGAAAAACAGCAGGATGATGGTGAGTGCAATAGCTGTAGGCGTATTACCCACATCGGTAAACCAGGCAAAGAAGTGGTCTCCTGCGGGAAAGTGCAGCCCGTTCAGGAAAAAGTAAATGGATTCCTTATCGAATAACAATTTTACGATCAGACATCCTGCCAGTACTACTAAAAAGGGAAACAGCAACGTGCGCGTTGCTGTAATTACGTGTCTGAAATGACTGCCTGCTGTATGATTGGCCAAAAGCTTACTGTTTTAATAATTT encodes:
- a CDS encoding phosphatase PAP2 family protein; this encodes MANHTAGSHFRHVITATRTLLFPFLVVLAGCLIVKLLFDKESIYFFLNGLHFPAGDHFFAWFTDVGNTPTAIALTIILLFFSYRMSFVLASTYVFTTLVNFGLKFLFSFPRPTKYFEDRLHDLYLVPGVHMLSDFLSFPSGHTVCAFTSATVLTYYARNKAWGVLYLFLALLVAYSRIYLSQHFFEDVTMGAVTGITLSIAWLTFIDQQSFLEKPSWRKSILNKHPGSGDH